The Blastocatellia bacterium genome includes a window with the following:
- a CDS encoding VWA domain-containing protein, translating into MRCGKWHVLLLLLVFGSAWAQSGRRLPVEKPKETKEPDEAAVTLETTEVVVPVTVRDRYGRLIRGLSRYDFTLYEDGVRQEITDFTVGTVPVNVVLLIDISGSVATEINDIRLAALAFLNALGPKDRVAIIRFNHKVEEVLDWETDKLRLQRALFQLPAVGNTAFYKALYVAANKLKAVEGRRAILLFTDGVDTYDGPDQKTFDEALEAVRRAEAIVYVISKTKAIRAFLKGERSPFILRPLDPNDFYVRLYLQVLDQAEEQLIALAEKTGGRIYFPLEQSELKEAYAQIAEELSTQYILRYTPKNTTRDGRFRRIRVMTGNPAYIAIAREGYYAPNQ; encoded by the coding sequence ATGCGGTGTGGGAAATGGCATGTCCTCTTGCTGCTGCTTGTGTTCGGCAGCGCGTGGGCACAAAGCGGTCGGCGCCTTCCGGTCGAGAAGCCCAAAGAGACGAAGGAGCCGGATGAGGCGGCGGTGACGTTGGAGACGACCGAAGTGGTCGTCCCGGTGACCGTGCGCGACCGATATGGGCGCTTGATCCGAGGCCTCAGCCGCTACGATTTCACCCTCTACGAAGATGGCGTGCGGCAGGAGATCACGGATTTTACTGTCGGCACGGTGCCGGTGAACGTCGTGCTGCTCATTGACATTTCGGGAAGTGTCGCCACTGAGATCAACGACATCCGCCTCGCCGCGTTGGCGTTTCTCAATGCCCTGGGACCGAAGGATCGCGTCGCGATCATTCGCTTCAACCATAAGGTCGAGGAAGTGCTCGATTGGGAGACCGATAAGCTGCGTCTGCAGCGCGCGCTCTTTCAATTGCCGGCGGTCGGGAACACGGCCTTCTACAAAGCCCTCTATGTGGCGGCGAACAAGTTGAAGGCGGTCGAAGGCCGACGCGCGATCCTGCTCTTCACAGATGGGGTGGATACCTACGATGGACCGGATCAGAAAACATTCGACGAAGCTCTGGAGGCCGTGCGGCGAGCCGAGGCCATCGTCTACGTGATCAGCAAGACGAAGGCCATTCGCGCCTTCTTGAAAGGCGAGCGTTCGCCCTTCATCCTACGGCCGCTCGATCCGAACGATTTCTACGTTCGGCTCTACCTGCAGGTGCTCGATCAAGCGGAAGAGCAACTCATCGCGTTGGCGGAGAAGACGGGCGGACGAATCTACTTCCCCTTGGAGCAATCCGAGCTGAAAGAGGCTTATGCGCAGATCGCCGAAGAGTTGAGCACGCAATACATCTTGCGCTATACGCCGAAGAACACGACTCGCGACGGGCGCTTCCGACGCATTCGCGTGATGACGGGGAATCCGGCTTACATCGCGATCGCGCGAGAGGGGTATTATGCTCCGAACCAGTAG
- a CDS encoding DUF4097 domain-containing protein, protein MRRQIGTWKIAVLKAGLLGLLCALPALILAQARVGSARSQPVVRTFPVGSTPSVVLVNTSLRGNVAIQAWTRQEIQLAITTTSATARVDIHFSNDVLTVKVQKRRATGPDAVDLEVKVPPDCAIEASTIGGKIRVHGVRGHMKLSTMEGDIELADVSSPSIDAMSVTTGRIMFSGSLHERGTYSFYSGTGTIEIALPGQSSFTLDASTHEGRIETEGIRLQTRSRTSSHLQGIAETGSALLKLRTHSGRIRVRHR, encoded by the coding sequence ATGAGACGGCAGATCGGCACATGGAAGATCGCCGTTCTGAAGGCTGGCCTTCTTGGATTGCTCTGTGCGCTTCCCGCTCTGATTCTCGCCCAAGCGCGCGTAGGATCCGCACGGTCCCAGCCCGTGGTGCGGACGTTCCCCGTTGGTTCGACCCCCAGCGTCGTACTTGTGAACACCTCGCTCCGAGGGAACGTCGCGATACAAGCGTGGACGCGTCAGGAGATTCAACTCGCGATAACGACGACGTCTGCGACCGCGCGTGTGGACATCCACTTCTCCAATGATGTCTTAACCGTGAAAGTCCAGAAGCGTCGCGCGACCGGTCCTGACGCCGTGGACTTGGAGGTGAAGGTCCCCCCTGATTGCGCGATTGAAGCTTCAACGATTGGCGGGAAGATTCGCGTCCATGGTGTACGCGGTCACATGAAGCTCTCGACGATGGAGGGTGACATCGAGCTTGCGGACGTCTCGTCCCCGAGCATTGATGCCATGAGTGTGACGACAGGACGCATCATGTTCTCCGGGAGCCTCCACGAGCGCGGCACCTACAGCTTCTACTCGGGCACGGGGACGATCGAGATCGCCCTCCCGGGACAAAGCTCATTCACCCTCGATGCCTCGACTCACGAGGGACGCATTGAAACCGAAGGCATTCGCTTACAAACGCGCTCACGAACGTCCTCGCATCTGCAAGGAATCGCTGAGACGGGAAGCGCCCTCCTCAAACTCCGAACTCATTCCGGTCGCATCCGCGTGCGACACCGATGA
- a CDS encoding lysophospholipid acyltransferase family protein has translation MSANAPAMTARRRTTLRHWIEYVPAWLILKALGHLPRSWALAIGEWLGLLAYCAWGRLRRVGYRNLALVFPQMSTRERRHLLRRAFRNLGRSLGEFSQFPKLTRETIRAIVTYEGLEHYERARAQGRGVLILTAHFGAWELSAFAHALYGYRMAFLARPLDNPLLDRLIETYRALSGNRLIPKREAARRVRRALRQGETIGVLMDLNTQPHEGLFCDFFGRPACTSPLLAHLALRTEAPVIPGFLIWDERTRTHILHFDPPIPLIRTGDPEQDLRLNTERFNKVLESFIRRYPDHWLWVHKRWHTRPPGEPPLYD, from the coding sequence ATGTCAGCGAATGCGCCGGCAATGACCGCGCGACGGAGGACGACCCTACGACACTGGATCGAATACGTCCCCGCCTGGCTCATCTTGAAAGCCCTGGGACATCTTCCTCGCTCATGGGCGCTCGCCATCGGGGAATGGCTCGGACTCCTCGCCTATTGTGCCTGGGGCCGACTGCGGCGAGTCGGTTATCGCAATCTCGCCCTCGTCTTCCCACAGATGAGCACGCGCGAGCGACGCCATCTCCTTCGGCGCGCATTTCGGAACTTGGGACGGTCGCTGGGCGAATTCAGCCAATTCCCCAAGCTGACGCGCGAGACGATTCGCGCGATCGTCACCTACGAGGGATTGGAACATTACGAACGCGCGCGAGCGCAGGGGAGAGGTGTGCTCATTCTCACGGCTCACTTCGGCGCGTGGGAACTCAGCGCTTTCGCTCATGCGCTCTATGGCTATCGCATGGCCTTTCTCGCGCGGCCGTTGGACAATCCGCTCCTTGATCGTTTGATCGAGACTTACCGCGCGCTGAGCGGCAATCGCCTGATTCCCAAGCGCGAGGCGGCGCGACGCGTCCGTCGAGCCTTACGCCAAGGAGAGACGATCGGTGTCCTCATGGACCTGAACACGCAGCCGCACGAAGGCCTCTTCTGCGACTTCTTCGGACGACCCGCGTGCACATCTCCTCTCCTGGCGCATCTGGCGCTCCGCACGGAGGCTCCCGTCATCCCCGGCTTCCTCATTTGGGATGAGCGGACACGCACGCACATACTTCACTTCGATCCGCCCATCCCCCTGATCCGGACTGGTGACCCCGAGCAAGACCTTCGGCTCAACACCGAGCGCTTCAACAAGGTCCTGGAATCCTTCATCCGCCGCTATCCCGATCACTGGCTCTGGGTCCATAAACGATGGCACACGCGACCGCCTGGCGAACCTCCACTCTACGATTGA
- a CDS encoding M20/M25/M40 family metallo-hydrolase, giving the protein MRRFSQWLVFILFLMSALARQSSGQTASLQEALKSITVERLAEHIRRLASDEFEGRAPASRGEELTVRYLIEQFQRFGLQPGNPNGTYIQNVPLVGITADPSASLIFTANGKQRVLRYGEDFVAWTRRIVETSSVAADLIFVGYGVQAPEFQWDDFKGIDVRGKVLVVLINDPPVPDPRDPSRLDERVFGGRAMTYYGRWTYKFEKAAELGAAGALIIHETEPAGYPWAVVRSSWTGEQFDLVAPDRNMSKCAVEGWITYEQAKALFAMVGKDLEALKKAAVSRDFRPVPLGARATLTLRNTLRQIESRNVIARLDGSDPKLRQEYVIYVAHWDHLGIGPEVNGDRIYNGAVDNASGTAGLLEIARAYTRLSPPPRRSILFLAVTAEEKGLLGSRYYAENPLYPLERTVAVINMDGLNVYGRTRDITVIGLGNSTLDEHVRAVAAEQGRVVRPDPEPEKGFFYRSDHFSFARQGVPALDTDSGIEYIGKPEGWGLEMRRKYTAERYHKPQDEFDPSWDLSGAVEDLQLLFLVGYRVANDDRWPEWYPGTEFKAKREAMLKR; this is encoded by the coding sequence ATGAGGCGATTCAGCCAATGGCTGGTGTTCATTCTCTTTCTCATGTCCGCCCTTGCTCGCCAATCGAGCGGACAGACGGCTTCGCTTCAAGAAGCGCTCAAGAGCATCACGGTCGAGAGACTGGCCGAGCACATTCGGCGTCTCGCTTCGGATGAATTCGAGGGGCGAGCGCCCGCTAGCCGCGGTGAGGAGCTGACGGTTCGCTATTTGATCGAACAGTTCCAACGCTTTGGATTGCAGCCGGGAAATCCCAATGGGACGTACATTCAAAACGTGCCGCTGGTCGGGATCACGGCCGATCCCTCGGCTTCGCTCATCTTCACGGCCAATGGGAAGCAGAGGGTGCTTCGATACGGCGAGGACTTCGTCGCCTGGACGCGCCGCATCGTAGAGACCTCCAGCGTCGCTGCGGACCTCATCTTCGTCGGCTACGGCGTTCAAGCGCCTGAGTTCCAGTGGGACGACTTCAAGGGCATTGACGTGAGGGGGAAAGTGCTTGTGGTCCTCATCAACGATCCGCCGGTGCCCGATCCGAGGGATCCGTCGCGACTGGATGAGCGCGTGTTCGGCGGGCGCGCGATGACCTACTATGGGCGTTGGACCTACAAGTTCGAGAAGGCGGCCGAATTGGGGGCTGCCGGCGCTTTGATCATTCACGAGACGGAGCCCGCGGGTTACCCATGGGCCGTCGTGCGCAGCAGTTGGACGGGGGAGCAATTCGATCTGGTCGCACCGGATCGGAATATGTCCAAATGTGCCGTCGAGGGGTGGATCACCTATGAGCAAGCGAAGGCGCTCTTCGCCATGGTCGGCAAGGATCTGGAGGCGCTGAAGAAGGCGGCAGTCAGTCGGGATTTTCGTCCCGTGCCGCTCGGGGCGCGTGCGACGCTCACGCTGCGGAACACATTGCGCCAGATCGAATCCCGCAACGTGATTGCTCGGCTTGATGGGAGTGACCCGAAGCTCCGGCAGGAGTATGTCATCTACGTCGCGCATTGGGATCATTTGGGGATCGGGCCCGAGGTGAATGGAGACCGCATTTACAACGGCGCCGTGGACAATGCGTCCGGGACTGCGGGGCTTCTGGAGATCGCTCGCGCGTATACGCGTTTGTCGCCGCCACCACGGCGTTCGATTCTCTTCCTCGCGGTGACGGCCGAGGAGAAGGGATTGCTCGGGTCGCGCTATTACGCCGAGAATCCGCTCTATCCGTTGGAGCGAACCGTCGCCGTCATCAATATGGACGGACTGAACGTTTATGGCCGGACGCGCGACATCACAGTCATCGGATTGGGGAATTCGACGCTCGATGAACACGTGCGAGCTGTGGCAGCAGAGCAGGGGCGCGTGGTACGTCCAGATCCGGAGCCGGAGAAGGGATTCTTCTATCGGTCCGATCACTTCAGCTTCGCCCGGCAGGGTGTCCCGGCGCTCGATACTGATTCGGGCATCGAGTACATCGGGAAGCCAGAGGGTTGGGGACTGGAGATGCGGCGCAAGTACACGGCCGAGCGCTATCACAAGCCGCAAGATGAATTCGATCCGAGTTGGGATCTGAGCGGCGCCGTCGAAGATCTGCAATTGCTCTTTTTGGTCGGCTATCGGGTGGCTAATGACGATCGGTGGCCGGAGTGGTATCCGGGGACCGAATTCAAAGCGAAGCGAGAGGCGATGCTGAAGCGCTGA
- a CDS encoding inositol monophosphatase yields the protein MLRTSSMLDFAVETAREAGALLRDHFGRTVDVNYKSSPIDLVTEVDLLSESLIKERIAAHYPRHAILAEESGHQGGTSEYRWLIDPLDGTTNYAHGYPFFCVALALEYQGEIVLGVVYDPLREELFVAERGAGATLNGRPIRVSRTETLAQGLLATGFPYTIRSQPDESLAYFARFVKTAQAIRRDGSAVLDLCYLACGRFDGFWELGLKPWDMAAGALMVEEAGGRVTRFDGSPFRLYEPEILASNGRIHDEMIAVLIGA from the coding sequence ATGCTCCGAACCAGTAGCATGCTCGATTTCGCTGTGGAGACGGCCCGCGAAGCCGGTGCGCTGTTGCGCGATCACTTCGGTCGCACCGTAGATGTGAACTACAAGTCGAGTCCGATTGATCTGGTGACCGAGGTGGATTTGCTCTCGGAGTCGCTCATCAAGGAGCGGATTGCGGCGCATTATCCGCGACATGCGATCCTGGCGGAGGAGAGCGGCCATCAGGGGGGGACTTCCGAATACCGCTGGCTCATTGATCCTCTGGATGGGACGACCAACTACGCGCACGGGTATCCGTTTTTCTGCGTCGCATTGGCCCTGGAGTATCAAGGGGAGATCGTGCTGGGCGTCGTTTACGATCCGCTGCGCGAGGAACTCTTCGTCGCTGAGCGCGGAGCGGGGGCGACGCTCAATGGCCGCCCGATTCGCGTCTCGCGCACGGAGACCTTGGCCCAGGGATTGCTCGCAACTGGGTTTCCGTATACCATTCGGAGCCAGCCCGATGAAAGCCTGGCGTATTTCGCCCGCTTCGTGAAGACAGCCCAAGCGATCCGACGCGATGGATCGGCCGTCTTGGACCTCTGCTATCTGGCCTGCGGGCGTTTCGATGGCTTTTGGGAGTTAGGATTGAAGCCTTGGGATATGGCGGCGGGGGCCCTGATGGTCGAGGAAGCCGGAGGGCGCGTCACCCGCTTCGATGGGAGCCCATTCCGGCTCTACGAGCCCGAAATCCTAGCCAGTAATGGGCGCATCCACGACGAGATGATCGCCGTTCTCATTGGAGCGTGA